A single genomic interval of Saccharomyces eubayanus strain FM1318 chromosome IV, whole genome shotgun sequence harbors:
- the SHR3 gene encoding Shr3p, whose translation MFSYSDLCSIGSAMILSATTFLMGVFFSNQPYDYHLLFNANATQEHFDLALKHYQILHDTPRPIVIALCVIALIGLIGGTIKIYKPNPELQMFEYCSLGLYVLAICVFITNVKTGLDCTISHKWGEVSENQGLAVIASSNIILLVMFSGVIILQIGLWYSNWDLQKRLKQFYAEEEQEAASAGKKSEKAEKVKKNDNKAKNVQKRNNAKK comes from the coding sequence ATGTTTTCATATTCAGATCTTTGTTCCATCGGTTCGGCCATGATATTATCGGCCACCACCTTTCTAATGGGTGTTTTCTTCAGTAACCAGCCATACGATTACCACCTTTTATTCAATGCTAACGCCACTCAAGAACATTTTGATCTAGCTTTGAAACATTATCAAATCCTGCATGACACTCCAAGGCCAATCGTTATTGCCCTGTGTGTCATTGCATTAATTGGTTTGATCGGTGGTACAATCAAAATCTACAAGCCAAACCCAGAATTGCAGATGTTTGAATATTGTTCATTGGGTTTATACGTGCTGGCTATTTGTGTCTTTATTACTAATGTCAAGACTGGTCTTGACTGTACTATAAGCCATAAATGGGGGGAAGTTTCCGAAAATCAAGGGCTGGCCGTCATTGCTTCTTCTAACATTATCCTATTGGTCATGTTTTCCGGTGTTATCATCTTACAAATTGGTCTATGGTACAGTAACTGGGATTTGCAAAAAAGATTAAAGCAATTTTatgctgaagaagaacaagaagctGCCAGTGCTGGTAAAAAATCCGAAAAAGCtgaaaaagtgaagaagaatgacAATAAAGCTAAGAATGttcaaaagaggaacaaCGCCAAGAAATAG